A window of the Hypomesus transpacificus isolate Combined female chromosome 22, fHypTra1, whole genome shotgun sequence genome harbors these coding sequences:
- the LOC124483822 gene encoding heat shock protein beta-1-like, translating into MTDDSQILPRPLFRRDEDWDPCREWTETGRMFDQDFSIPLFLEAGDLSWIDWAKKRMASTTWLGYMRSPHFSPSLAHPPAVGVHRPHVPLIAGTSEIRSNQDGWKVNLDANQFSPEEITIVVKGDFLEIAGKHKERQDEHGTISRCFTRKYKLPQGVNLQHISSSLNSEGILCVEAPSPGTTSLSLPSTDIIIPIQIKHELEGDK; encoded by the exons ATGACCGACGACAGTCAAATTCTTCCCCGTCCTCTCTTCCGGCGAGACGAAGACTGGGATCCTTGCCGTGAGTGGACAGAGACCGGACGAATGTTCGACCAGGACTTCAGCATCCCTCTTTTCCTGGAAGCTGGTGATCTGAGCTGGATAGACTGGGCCAAAAAGAGGATGGCATCCACCACCTGGCTAGGGTACATGCGCTCGCCTCACTTCAGCCCCTCCTTAGCTCACCCTCCTGCTGTTGGGGTTCACAGACCCCACGTACCTCTGATCGCAGGAACGTCTGAGATCAGGTCCAACCAGGATGGCTGGAAGGTCAACCTGGACGCTAATCAATTCTCTCCAGAGGAAATAACAATTGTCGTCAAGGGGGACTTCCTGGAGATAGCAG GAAAACATAAGGAGAGACAGGATGAACACGGAACCATCTCAAGGTGCTTCACCAGGAAATATAA GCTGCCACAGGGGGTGAACCTGCAGCACATCAGCTCCTCTCTGAACAGTGAGGGGATTCTGTGTGTGGAGGCACCCAGTCCAGGGACtaccagcctcagcctcccaaGCACTGACATTATCATCCCTATTCAGATCAAACACGAACTGGAGGGTGATAAGTGA